A segment of the Bordetella flabilis genome:
GCGGGGACGGCGGCACGGGGCGCCTCGGGCAGCGAAGGCCGATCGGCGGATGTCATCGGCAGGTCCCGGTCTTCATTCGGGCTTGATCCCGGCCTTGCGCACCAGGTCGCCCCACTTCCTGCTTTCGGCGACCATGTAATCGCGGAAGGCGGCGCTGTCGCTGCCCACCAGCGTCATGCCCAGGCTGTGCAGCTTGTCGCGCAGCGCGGCGTCCTGCAAACCGGTCTTGACGCCCTGTTCCAGGCGCGTCACCGCCGCCTGGGGCGTGCCGGCGGGCGCGTACAGGCCGAACCACGTCAAGGCTTCGAAGCCGGGCAGGCCCGACTCGGCGACCGTCGGAATCTCGGGCGCGCTGTCGGCCCGCTGCAGGCTCGATACCGCGATCGCGCGCAGCTTGCCGCTGCGGATATGCGGCAGCAGCGTGGGCAGGTTGCTGAACATCAGCGGCACCTGGTTGCCGAGCAGGTCGGAGATCGCGTTCGCTTCGCCCTTGTACGGCACATGGACCATCTTCACGCCAGCCATGGCGCAGAACAGTTCCATGGCCACGTGCTGCGGCCCGCCCAGGCCGGACGAGGCATAGACCAGGTCGCCTTTCTTTTCGCGCGCATATTGGATGACGTCCTGCACGGTCTTCAGCGGCACGGCCGGGTTCACCACCAGCACCAGCGGCACCGAGGCGATCAGCGAGACCGGCACGAAATCCTTGAGCGGATCGAAATGCAGATTGGGGTACATGCTGGGCGCCACGACCATGGTGGACTGGGTGCCCAGCAGCAAGGTGTAGCCGTCCGGCTTGGCGCGCGACACGGCCTCGGCGGCGATGGTGCCCGTGGCGCCCGCGCGGTTCTCGATCACATAGGTCTGGCCGAATTGCTGGCCCAGTACCTGGCCCAGCTGGCGCGCCACCAGGTCGACCGCGCCGCCCGCGGAAAAACCCACCATCAGCGTGGTGGGACGCGAGGGATAGGCGTCCTGGGCGTGGACGCCGCGCGACAGCGGGGCCAGGCCCGCGGCCAGCAGGGTTGCCAGCGCCTGTCGGCGGGTCAGCGGGGTGTGCAGCATGCGATATCTCCAGTGTTGTGGTTGTCGTTGTGGTCATTGCCCGCGGCAGGCCGGGGCGCCGCCGCAGCGGAGCCGGCTCGGCAGGCCGGCCCGGCGGGCGGGTCCAGTCGGCCGGTTCAGGCCGGCTTGCCGGCGCCTTGTTCCTGCCGGCGTTGTTCGCGCCAGGCCTGGTACCGCGCCTGGTTCTCGGCATTGGGCGGGTACAGGCCGGGCAGTTGGGCGCCGCCTTCGACCTGCTCCATGATCCACGCCTCCTGCTGTTCCTGTTCCACGGCCGCCTGCACGACGTCTTCGAGCAGCGCGTCGGGGATCAGCACTGCGCCGTCCGCGTCCAGCACCAGTACGTCGTTGGGAAACACGGCCACGCCGCCGCAGCTGATGGGTTCCTGCCAGCCGACGAAGGTCAGGCCGGCCACCGACGGAGGCGCCGCGGCGCCGCTGCACCACACCGGCAGTCCGGTGCCCAGCACGCCGTCGACATCGCGTACCACGCCATCCGTGACCAGCGCCGCCACGCCACGCTTGCGCATGCGTGCGCACAGGATGTCGCCGAAGATGCCGGCGTCGGTGACCCCCAGGGCGTCGACGATGGCGATGCAGCCGGCCGGCATGGCTTCGATGGCGGCGCGCGTGGAAATCGGCGAAGACCAGGAGGCCGGCGTGGCCAGGTCTTCCCGGGCGGGCACGAAACGCAGGGTAAAGGCGCGGCCCACGAGGCGCGGGCTATCCGGACGCAGGCGGGCGGCGCCGCGTATCCAGACATTGCGCAGCCCTTTCTTGAGCAGCACGGTGGTCAGAGTGGCGGTGGTCACCTGCGACAGCGCCTGCACGATGCGCGGGTCCAGGGGAGCGGGTTGTGTGGTCATGGTCGATTCCTCTGTGTTGGGAGCGTCTGCCGCGGACGCGGCGCGGGACACCACACGGGGCGGTGTCCCGACGGACGATAGGCGCCTCAGATGCTGGCGATCAAGCCGCCGTCGATGCGGATCACCGAACCGGTGATGTAGGAGGCGCGGGTGCTGGCCAGAAAGGCCACGGCATCCGCGTACTCCTGCGGATCGCCGTAGCGGCCCACCGGTATGGCGGCCACGCTTTGTTCGCGCACCTGCTCGACCGCGCGGTTCTCGCGTTGCGCGCGCTGTTCGTCCAGGAAGCGGATGCGCGGCGTGGCGATACGGCCCGGCAGCACGATGTTCGCCGTGATGCCGTCGCGGCCGACTTCCTGCGCCAGGGTCTTGGACCAGCCGACCAGCGACAGGCGCAGGGCATTGGACAGGCCGAGGTTGGGAATGGGCGCGACCACGCCGGACGAGGTACTGGTAATGACGCGGCCGAACTTGCGCGCCCGCATGCCGGGCAGCACGCGATCGGTAATGGCGATGACCGACAGCACCATGCTCTGGAAATGGGCCTGCCACAGGTCCGTGGCCTGGCCGGATACGGGCGTGGGCGGCGGTCCGCCGGTGTTGTTGACCAGAATGTCGATGGGGCCCAGCCCGGTTTCCACCGCGGCGACCTTGGCATCGACCGCCGCGATGTCCGCCAGGTCCCACTGCAGGGCCAGTGCCCTGCCGCCGGCGGCGGCGATCTCGGCGGCGACCTGCGCCGCGGCGTCCTCCTTCACGTCGGCCAGCGCCACGCGCGCGCCTTCGGCGGCCAGCGTGCGGGCGATGGCGCCGCCCAGGCCGCCACCGGCGCCCAATACCAGGGCGGTCTTGCCTGAAAGTCCAAGGTCCATGGGGTTGTGTCTCTGTGCTTGTAATGGCGGGCGGAAGCGCACCGCCGAAAGGTCATTGTTGGGCCGTCCAGGCTCAAGCACAATTTGATTCTTGTACATTGAAAATCCATCAAAAGTAGATTCTGGAGGCAGTGTTGGAGACCCGGTTCCTGGACAGTTTCGTCATGGTCGCCGAATGCGGCTCGATGGCGGAGGCCGCGCGCCGCATGAGCATCACGCCCACCGCGCTGGCGCAGCGCATCCGCGCGCTGGAGCGGGAGTTCGGGCTGCCGCTCTTCACGCGTTCCGGACGTTTCGTGCGCATCACGGAAGGGGGCGCGCGCCTGCTGGCGCGGGCGCGGCACTTCCAGCGCGAGCTGCGCCAGCTGAAGGCGGCGACGTCGGCGGAGGGTTTCCCCGGCGGACTGCGCATCGGCACCATCCGCACCGCCTTGACGAATGTGATGCCGGAATGGCTGACGGCCCTGGCGCGCCGCTATCCGGAACTGGACGCCACGCTGGAAATCGGTGCGTCGCACGACCTGTACCACCAGGTCGCGGCCGGCAAGCTGGACGCGGCGCTTATCGTCGAGCCGCCGTTCCGCGTGCCCAAGTCATTCGGCTGGCATGGCCTGCGCGTGGAGCCCCTGGTGCTGCTGGCCCCGCGCGGCAAGGCAGGGGCGGACCCGGATGCCCTGCTCGCCAGCGAGCCCTTCCTGCGGTACGACCGGCGAACCTGGGGCGGCCTGCTGGCGGACCAGTATCTGCGCAGGCGGGCGCTGGTGCCGCGCGAACGGTTCGAGATGGATTCGCCCGACGGCATCGCCATGCTGGTCGGCCGCGGGCTGGGGATTTCGCTGGTGCCGGACTGCTACGCCCCGGGCACCCTGCCCGCCAGCGTGGTGGCGGTGCCGCTGCCGGGCAGCCGGCTGGCGCGGCGCCTGGGCATGTTGTGGCCGGCCGGCTCCCCGTATGGGCGCCTGTTCGAAAGCCTGACCGGCCCGGCCAGCGCGAGTGCCTAGCTCTTGCCCTTCAGGCAACTGCTCATGAAGGCCTTGCGCTGGTCGCCGGCGAGCGACTGCTTGCCGGCCTGGGCGTTGCAGTCCTTCATCCGCTGCTGCTGCGGCGTCAGGCTGGCGGCCGGTTTTTCGCCTTTCAGGCAGCTGCTCATGGACGATTTATAGTCGTCGCCGGTCTTGCCCTTGTTCGCGGCGCTGCATTCGGCCATGCGCTGCTGCTGCGGCGTCGGCGTCTTGGCCGGCGATGTCTGGGCGAGGGCGGCCGAGGCGCTGAATGCCAGGGCGGACGCGGCAAGGATCAGGGTGCGATTGCGGAAAAGCATGATGTCCTCCGGATAGGGCGGCGGGCGGTCATGGCGCCCGTGCTGCCGCGCGATTGTCCCGTGACCCTGCACACGCCGGCGCGGTCCGCCGGTGCGCGCATCATGGTCCAAAGCGTCGCGGCTCGCAAGAGGCATCGCGATGCCGGCCCGGGAGGGCCCGCCGCGCCGTGCGCGCATCGGCTTGCCCCCGGACCGGCCGTCCGGCCGCGCGCTCCGTCGCGCCCGCGGCGTTGCGGGATGTCCCTAGGTTGCCGCTGCGATCACCCCCCACTTAGCATTGCCGCACCTCGCGGCGATGGCCCGCCCGGGCGATGCGCGTATCCGGGCGGTCCTGGCCATCAACCCATCGGGCTCGCCAGAAGCCCGGACGCGATGGCCCGCGCCGAACCGCGGCCCGGCCATCCGGCGTTTCTTCTATAGATAGAGGACCACCCATGAAGCTGAGATCCATCGCCGTATCCGCGCTGGCCGCGCTGTCCTTGACCGCCGCGGCCGTGGCAAATGCCCAGACCGTGGTGAAAGTGGGGTCCACGCCCACCGGCAGCCCCTTCACCTTCCTGGACACCAAGACCAATAGCATCGAAGGCGTCATGGTGGACATCATCAAGGCGGTCGGCAAGCAGGCCGGCTTCGAGGTGCAGATCGAGCCGATGGCGTTCTCCGCGCTGATCGGCTCGCTGACCTCCAAGCGCATCGACCTGGTCTCGGCCGCGATGTTCATCACGCCGCAACGGCAGCAGGTGGTCAGTTTTTCCGACCCTGTGTACACCTACGGCGAAGGGCTGATGGTGCCGAAGAGCGACACCAAGCAATACAAGTCCTTCGACGATATGAAAGGCATGACGGTGGGCGTGCAGGTGGGCACCGCCTTTGTCGAGCCTATCCAGAAAAGCGGCGTCTTCAAGGAGGTCAAGCTGTACGACAATCCGCCGGACATGATGCGCGACGCCAACGCAGGCCGCATCCAGGGCGGCTTCATGGACTACCCGATCGCCGCGTACACCCTGAAGCAGGGCAACTATCCCAACCTGCACATGGTCGACAGCTACCAGCCCAAGGTCACCGGCAGCGTGGGCATCGCCGCGCGCAAGGACGACACGGAGCTGGTCAACAAGGTGAACGCCGCGCTGAAGGTCCTGAAGGCCAACGGAACGCTCGACGGCATTCTGAAGAAGTGGGGCCTGAACGGCGCGTGAACGCCGGGGACCAAGGGGAGGAGTCGGGATGTTAGGGCAATTTTTTCAGGACTCGGCGGAATACCTCCCCATCCTGCTGCAGGGCGCCAAGCTGACCATCCTGGTCACCGCCGGCTCGCTGGCGCTGTCGACCTTGCTGGGCCTGGTATGGGCGCTGATGCGGGTGTCGGGCATCAAGGCCCTGGCCAAGTTCAGCGCGGGACTGATCAATGTGCTGCGTGGCATCCCGATTATCGTCCTGCTGTTCTATATCTATTTCGTCATGCCGGACGCCGGCCTTTCGCTGACGGCGGTGCAGGCCGCCATCATCGGCCTGGGCATCGCCTATTCCGCCTACCAGGCGGAGAATTTCCGCGCCGGCATCGAGGCCATCGACCGCGGCCAGATCGAGGCGGCCATGGCGATGGGCATGAGCTGGAGCCTGACCATGCGCCGCGTGGTGCTGCCGCAGGCCGTGCGCATCGTGCTGCCGCCCTACGGGAACATCATGATCATGATGTTGAAGGACTCCTCGCAGGCCTCGACGATCACGGTGGCCGAACTGGCGCTGCAAGGCAAGCTGATCGCGGTGTCTACCTTCAAGAACGCGACCGTATTCACGCTGGTCGCGCTGATGTACCTGGTGATGTGCGTGCCGTTGATCCTGTTCGTGCGCCACCTCGAAAAGAGGAATGCAGTCAAATGATCGTCATGCGGGGCGTGCGCAAGCGTTTCGGGGCGCTGGAGGTATTGAAGGGCATCGACGCCGAGGTCGCCAAGGGCGAGGTGGTCTGCGTGATCGGGCCGTCGGGTTCGGGCAAGTCGACGATACTGCGCTGTATCAACGGCCTGGAGCGCTACGAGGAAGGCGAGATCGCCATCGATGGCCAGCGCGTGGACAGCAATGCCGCGTCCATCGTCTCGATCCGTACCCAGGTGGCCATGGTATTCCAGCGCTTCAATCTGTTCCCGCACCGCACGGCGCTGGAGAACGTGATCGAGGGCGCCATCCACGTCAAGGGCGAAGCGCGCGGGCCCGCCACCGAACGCGGGCAGGCCCTGCTTGCCAGCGTGGGCCTGGCCGACAAGGCGCAGGCCTATCCTGCCCAATTGTCCGGCGGGCAGCAGCAGCGCGTGGCCATCGCGCGGGCGCTGGCCATGCAGCCCAAGGCCATCCTGTTCGACGAGCCGACCTCGGCGCTGGACCCGGAACTGGTGGGCGATGTGCTGGGCGTAATGCGCAAGCTGGCCGAGGCCGGCATGACCATGGTCGTCGTCACGCACGAAATCAGCTTCGCCCGCGAGGTGGCCGACCGCGTCCTGTTCCTCGACGGCGGGGTGGTGGTGGAAGAGGGGCCGGCGCGCGAGGTGTTGAATCATCCCCAGCATCCCCGCACGCAGGATTTCCTGCGCCGCGTGCTGCATCCCATGTAAGGCCTCAGCCATGCCGCAGGAACCCTTTCCGCTTGCGCCGTCATTGTGGGCAGCCACCGCGGCGCCCGCGCCCGCGACCGTGCCGTTGCAGGAATCCACGCGCGCGGACGTGCTGGTGATCGGCGCCGGATACGCGGGTCTCAGCACCGCGCTGCACCTGGCCGAGCGCGGCGTGGACGCCCTGGTGCTGGAAGCCCGCGAGATCGGCTTCGGGGGCTCCGGCCGGAACGGCGGACAAGTCATTCCCGGCCTGAAATACGATCCCGACGAGCTCATGGCACGCTACGGTCCGGAGCGCGGAGCGCAGGTCCTGCGCTTCGCGGCAGGCACGGCCGACGCGGTGTTCGACCTGATCGAACGGCATGGCATGGACGTGCCGCGCGTGCGCGCGGGCTGGATCCAGGGCGCGCATACCCGCGCGGCGCTGGAGCTGGCGCAGCGCCGCGCGGCGCAATGGACCCGGCACGGGGCCGATGTCCAGGCGCTGGATCGCGCGCAGGTTGCCGCGCGGCTGGGCACCGGCAAGTACCTGGGCGGCTGGCTCGACCGCCGTGCCGGCACCATCCAGCCGCTGAGCTACGTGCGCGGACTGGCGCGCGCCGCCATGCGGGCCGGCGCACGCCTGCATACGGACAGCCCGGTGCGCGCACTGCGCCGCGAGGCCGGCAAATGGGTGGCGGCCACGGCGTCCGGCGCCACGGTGACGGCGGACCGGGTGATCCTGTGCACCAATGCCTATGGCGCGGACCTGTGGCCGGGCCTGAAGCCGACCATCATCGACGCCAATACCTTCCAGGTGGCCACGCAGCCGCTGCCGGACGACGTGCGCGCCAGCATCCTGCCGCAGGGCCAGGTGTGCTCGGACACGCGCAACCTGCTGCTGTACTTCCGCCTGGACCACCAGGGCCGGTTGTTGATGGGCGGGCGCGGGCCCTTCCGCGAGCCGAAGGGCCCGCAGGACTGGCGCCACCTCGAGCGCGTGATGGTGAAGATGTTTCCGCAGGTCGCCGGCATTCCTTTCGAATACCGCTGGTGCGGCCGGGTGGCCATCACGCGCGACTACCTGCCGCACCTGCACGAACCGGCGCCGGGCGTGCTGATCGACATCGGTTGCCAGGGGCGCGGCGTGGGGCTGCAGACCGCCATGGGACAGGCCATGGCGCGGTACGTGGCGGAGGGCGACCAGGCCGCCTTGCCCGTCCCGCTCACGCCGATCAAGCCTTTTCCGCTGTATGGCTTGCGACGCGTCTATGTGAACGCGGTCGTGACCTGGTACCGGCTGACGGACGGAGGCGTTTGAGCCCTGCGCCGCCGTCCGATGCGAGGGCGGTCTTCCGCAGCGGGCGGCGGCGTCCGGATGCGGTGCGGCGGGCCGCCGCCCGGTTGTCCTTTTCCACGCCCCGGGTGCTACCCGGCCGCTGGCCGGGTACCGACGCCTGCCTATTGAGGTTAACCATTATTCCAGGCGGCGAACAACCTTCCTAAGATGAGGCTCCCATTGCCGGCCTTCGTCTTATTCGCGGGACCCCTTCCCGCCATGCCGGTGACCCTGCATCGAGGAACGCTTTTGGCGACGACAGCTACTCCCGCGATGGATGCGGAACGCCAGATGACGCGGCGCCGCGGCCCCATCCCCTGGGCGCGCACCCTGCATCGCGCCTTCGTCGCGCTGATGTATTTCTTCATGCTGTGCCCGCTGATCTTCGTGGTCTGGCTGAGTTTCTTCAAGGACGCGATCCTGTACTTCCCGCCGTCCGGCTACACGCTGCAGTGGTACCTCAAGGCCTGGGACAACGACGCCTTCGCCAACGGCTTCCTGTTCAGCCTGCAGGTCGCCCTGCTGGCCGCCGCGTGCGGCGTGGCGGTCGGCGTCATGGCGGCCCTGGGCATCATCCGGTACCGCTTCGCGGGCGCGGCGTGGGTCAATACGGTGCTGCTTTCGCCACTGCTGGTGCCGGGCATCGTCGCCGGCATCGCCATCTACCTGTTCTACCTGCGTGCCGAGAACCTGCTGGACATGGATGTGGTCGGCACCTATGGCGGGCTGGTCATCGCCCATGTCTGCCTGACCATCCCGTGGACCGTGCGCCTGGTATCGGCCAGCATGGCGGGCCTGGATCCGTCCATCGAGGAAGCCGCGCGCAACCTGGGCGCCAGCGGCCGCGTGGCCTTCCTGCGCATCACCCTGCCGATGCTGCGGCCGGCCATCGTGGCGGCCGCGCTGTTCAGCTTCATCGTGTCCTTCGAAAACCTGGAATTGTCCCTGTCGCTGGTGGGACCGGGCCGCACCACGCTGCCCATCGCCATCATGCAATACCTGGAATTCAACCTGGACCCGACCATCGCGGCCGTGTCGTCCGTGCAGATCGTGCTGCTGGGAATCATCATGCTGGTGACCGATCGCTTCGTAAAACTAAGCCAGGTAGTGTGAGCGTCATGGCCCAGGTCGCACTCGAAAATCTGCACAAGCAGTTCGGCTCCGCCGTCGCGGTGGCCGACTTTTCCCTGGATATCGCCGACGGCGAACTGGTGACCTTCCTGGGGCCGAGCGGTTGCGGCAAGACCACCACCCTGCGCATGATCGCCGGCTTCATCGAGCCATCCGCGGGCACCATACGGATCGGCGGCAAGGACGTGACGTCGCTGCCCGTGCACAAGCGCGACACCGGCATGGTGTTCCAGCGCTATGCGCTTTTCCCGCACATGACGGTGGCGCAGAACATTGCGTTCGGCCTGGAGATGCACAAGGTGCCGGCCGGCGAGCGCGACGCGCGCATCCGCGAGGTCCTGGACATGGTGCGCATGACGGCGCTGCGCGACCGCTATCCGCGCCAGTTGTCGGGCGGCCAGCAGCAGCGGGTTGCCATTGCGCGTGCGCTGGCCATCCAGCCCAAGGTGTTCCTGCTGGACGAACCGCTGTCCAACCTGGACGCCAAGCTGCGCCTCGAAGTACGGGAGGAAATCCGCGCCCTGCAGCGGCGTCTGGGGCTGACGACCATCTTCGTGACGCACGACCAGGAAGAGGCCCTTGCCATCGCCGACCGCATGGCCATCATGCATGACGGCAAGGTGCAGCAGGTGGGCACGCCGCAGGCGCTGTACGAGCGCCCCGCGAACCTGTTCGTGGCCGACTTCCTGGGCAAGATGAATTTCTTCAAGGGCAATCTGGCGGAGCGGGGGATATTCGGCACGGCGAGCGGGGCTCGCATCCACGTGGAGGACGGGCCGGCGGCCGCCGCGCATATGGGCGTGCGCCCGGAACGGGTGCGCCTGGCGTCCGCGCCCAGCGGCCGCAACGCCCTGCCGGGCGCGGTGGAGTCCACCGTCTACATGGGCGCCCAGCTGGAGGTCCGCGTCAAGCTGGAAAGCGGCGAGGCGATCTGCTGCCAACTGCCCAACAGCGCCGGGCACGATGGCGCGTCGACCCGCATCGGGTCACGCGTGTACGCCTGCTTCGAGCCGGCGGATTGCGTGATGTTCGCACCATGAGCGCCACCGTGATGCGACCGGCCTTGGGCGGCGCCCGCCAGTCGCGCGGGATGGGCGCCGGCCTGGCCTTCCCGGCGTCCCTGGTGGTGATCGTCGTCATCATGGTGCCCCTGCTGATGCTGGCGCGGTACAGCTTCAACCATTTCGATCCGGCCGAAATGATGCAGCAGGCCTTTACCGGCGAAAACTATGTGCGGTTTTTCGCGGATCCCTATTACCGCGGCGTTTTCATGACGACGATAGGCGTGGCCGCGCTGTGTACCGTGCTGGCCCTGGTGCTGGGATTTCCGGTGGCGTACTTCCTGGCCAAGACGACCAGCCGCTACAAGAGCCTGTTCATCATCCTGCTGGTCTTCCCCCTGCTGGTCGGCAATGTCGTGCGCGCGGCGGGGTGGATGGTGATATTGGGCAATGCCGGCGTGGTGAACACGGTGCTGAAGGGCCTGGGCCTGGTCACGGAGTCCGTGCAACTGATGTACACGCCGGCCGCCGTGGTGATCGGCACGACGGCCGTGGTGATGCCATACCTGATCCTGACCCTGCAAAGCGTGCTGGAAGGCATCGACTTTTCGGTGGAAGAAGCGGCGCGCAACCTGGGCGCCGATTTCTTCACCACCTTCCGGCGCGTGGTGCTGCCCATCGCGGCGCCCGGCGTCGCGGCGGGCACCATGCTGGTGTTCATCCTGTGCATGAACGCCTACGCCACGCCGGTGCTGCTGGGCGGCACGGGACTGACCATGATGGCGCCTGCCCTGTACGACCAGATCACGCGGGCATCGAACTGGCCCTTCGGGTCCGCCATGGCGCTGATCCTGGTGTGCGCCACGCTGGTCATGGCCGTGCTGTCGAACTGGCTGATCCACCGCCGCTATGTGCGCACCATGTCGTCCTGAACCGAATTCCCCACGCGATACGCTACGGAGCCCCGCATGACTTCCATCCTGTTCCAGAACGCGACCTTGCTCGACCCGGCCTTGCCCGACCTGCAGGAGGGTATGCATGTGCTCGTGGAAGGCGGCGCCGTCAAGGAGGTCTCCGACCGGCCGCTGCAGTCGTCCAGCGCGCGCGCCATCGACCTGCGTGGCCGTACCTTGATGCCTGGCCTGATCGACCTGCACGTCCACGTGCTGGCCACCCAGTTGAACCTGAGTACGCAAGGCGTGTTGCCCGATGCGCTGGTGATGATGCGCGCCGTGCCCATCATGGCGGCCATGCTGCGCCGGGGTTTCACGACCGTGCGTGACGCCGGCGGCGCGGGCTGGGGCCTGAAGTGCGCGGTGGAGGAAGGCACGGTCGTGGGGCCGCGGCTGTTCATCTCCGGGCACGCCATCAGCCAGACCGGGGGCCATGGCGATCCACGGCCGCGCTCCGACCACCTGCGGCCCATGAGCTTCTGCGGCTGCTGCTTTCGCGCCGGCGACATCGGCCGCGTGGCCGACGGAGTCGACGAGGTGCGCAAGGCTGTGCGCCAGGAATTGCAGATGGGCGCGGACCAGATCAAGATCATGGCTTCGGGCGGCGTGGCTTCGCCGACCGACCCCATCGCCGCCTTCGGCTATGCCGAGGACGAGATCCGCGCCATCGTCGCCGAGGCCGCAGGCCGCCAGACCTATGTGATGGCGCACGCCTACACCGCCCAGGCGATCTCGCGCGCCGTCGCCAATGGCGTACGCACCATCGAGCATGGCAACCTGGTGGACGAGGCGGCCGCCGCCCTGATGGCCGAGCGCGGCGCCTACGTGGTGCCCACGCTGATCACCTACGAGGCCTTGGCCAACGAGGGCGCCGACTATGGCCTGCCGGCCGACAGCGTGGCCAAGATCGCCACGGTGCGCACCGCGGGCCTGCATTCGCTGGAAATCTACAAGCGCGCGGGCGTGAAGATGGGCTATGGCTCCGATCTGCTGGGTCCTTCGCAGCGGCTGCAAAGCGACGAGTTCCGGCTGCGTGCGCAGGTGCTGACGCCGCGCGAGGTCATCCAGAGCGCCACCACGATCGCGGCGGAGGTCTTGAACATGCGGGATCGGCTGGGACGCATCGTGCCGGGGGCCATGGCGGACATGCTGGTGGTGGATGGCAACCCTTACCGCGACGTGTCCTGCCTGCTGGGGCAGGGTGACCATATCGGGCTGGTCATGAAGGACGGGAAGATCTTCCATGACGCATTGGCGGCCTGAACGGGAAGCTGGCGTATCCCGGTCCGCAACATGAGACTACGCCGCCGACTACCCCGCGCCACTGCATTGCACACTGCATCGCCCACTACGTCGCCCACGATCCGGCCCGCGACGTACCCGACTGCCCAGCC
Coding sequences within it:
- a CDS encoding ABC transporter permease, which produces MSATVMRPALGGARQSRGMGAGLAFPASLVVIVVIMVPLLMLARYSFNHFDPAEMMQQAFTGENYVRFFADPYYRGVFMTTIGVAALCTVLALVLGFPVAYFLAKTTSRYKSLFIILLVFPLLVGNVVRAAGWMVILGNAGVVNTVLKGLGLVTESVQLMYTPAAVVIGTTAVVMPYLILTLQSVLEGIDFSVEEAARNLGADFFTTFRRVVLPIAAPGVAAGTMLVFILCMNAYATPVLLGGTGLTMMAPALYDQITRASNWPFGSAMALILVCATLVMAVLSNWLIHRRYVRTMSS
- a CDS encoding ABC transporter ATP-binding protein; its protein translation is MAQVALENLHKQFGSAVAVADFSLDIADGELVTFLGPSGCGKTTTLRMIAGFIEPSAGTIRIGGKDVTSLPVHKRDTGMVFQRYALFPHMTVAQNIAFGLEMHKVPAGERDARIREVLDMVRMTALRDRYPRQLSGGQQQRVAIARALAIQPKVFLLDEPLSNLDAKLRLEVREEIRALQRRLGLTTIFVTHDQEEALAIADRMAIMHDGKVQQVGTPQALYERPANLFVADFLGKMNFFKGNLAERGIFGTASGARIHVEDGPAAAAHMGVRPERVRLASAPSGRNALPGAVESTVYMGAQLEVRVKLESGEAICCQLPNSAGHDGASTRIGSRVYACFEPADCVMFAP
- a CDS encoding metal-dependent hydrolase family protein, whose protein sequence is MTSILFQNATLLDPALPDLQEGMHVLVEGGAVKEVSDRPLQSSSARAIDLRGRTLMPGLIDLHVHVLATQLNLSTQGVLPDALVMMRAVPIMAAMLRRGFTTVRDAGGAGWGLKCAVEEGTVVGPRLFISGHAISQTGGHGDPRPRSDHLRPMSFCGCCFRAGDIGRVADGVDEVRKAVRQELQMGADQIKIMASGGVASPTDPIAAFGYAEDEIRAIVAEAAGRQTYVMAHAYTAQAISRAVANGVRTIEHGNLVDEAAAALMAERGAYVVPTLITYEALANEGADYGLPADSVAKIATVRTAGLHSLEIYKRAGVKMGYGSDLLGPSQRLQSDEFRLRAQVLTPREVIQSATTIAAEVLNMRDRLGRIVPGAMADMLVVDGNPYRDVSCLLGQGDHIGLVMKDGKIFHDALAA